Within the Megalops cyprinoides isolate fMegCyp1 chromosome 10, fMegCyp1.pri, whole genome shotgun sequence genome, the region ATTATTCCAAGGACCTTCGACCAGAGGCTAAATGCACTTCAGCATTGCAACAAGGGATTTCTAGGCCTATCTTTGCAAAAGATCCTTTGCCTACTCCACAAACCAACCAAAACAAAGATGGGATTAGTAATATCATTGGAATGGCACCTACCAGTGACTGCAACCACTATGATTCGGTAACTAAATCAGAGTGTGGAGATGGGGATAAGACACCCACTAACTCTTCCAACAGATCACCCTTCATTCCTAGCAACAAAGGAAATGGCAGCTCTGGCAGCACATATGCAGGTCACTCTTCAAACAAAGAAACTCAAGCTTTAACAAGCACACCAAATGCCACAGACACAGCTCCACTCTCTGCAGCTAACGTGCCTCCATTTGGGGTCAACCATACCCCATACGTTTCCACACCAGCATCAGAGTCAGAACCAAGccatttcctccctctcccagcccctGGGTCGTCCTCCTCTGAGCCACACCCCTACAGTGAGTCATCTGGCCCAAGTGAAGTCAAGGATTCCAGCTCCCTCAGTGTCAGAATGGCCAGGTGGAACTCAGATGAAGAAGAGtgggatgatgatgatgatgatgatgagggcACAATGAAGGGTTCAAATTATGACTCAGACTCAGCAGAGTCATCTGTGACTATCACCAGCAACATGAGCCAGTCGGATCACCGCAGCTTCTCTGTTAGGTGGGTTTCGGTGTACCCCTAAGAATGGTAAAAGGATTCTTTGGACGCTTTTTCATAATTAATGCCTGAGGACTGGGCGTGGTATATAACCTTTACAATACCAAATTCACCTAGATCCAGATAATTTTTGTGAACATGAAATCCTTCTACATTATCACTTAAGAATGTATTGGCTTTGATTGTATAGATGTATAATTGTTTCCTGCAACTTATATTTCAACTATGAGAAAGAGATTAGATTGAGTGTAACAGGAtctgacacagaaacactgttAGAATGTACAGTATCTTCTTAACAGACATCTCTTCCTCCATATTCTGTGGTTCTCTGTCTCATCTCCCATAATTCCTCTCTTGCCACCTTCAGCCTGGCTGACCTGTGTCATTTTGGGGGAGTGGACTACTTGGGCTACAATGACGGCACCCAGGACATGGATTCGGAGGACTCTCTGTCACACCGCACAGCCTCCCTCAGCTCCGACATCTCCGCCCTCTCCTGCGTGTCAATTCTTCCAACAGATGAACTGGATCGGCTGCTGGAGGATGTCAGGAGTTTGGGAGATGAGAGTCTGAAGGTAAACAGAGCCCCCAATTAGATATACCTAATGACCTTTCCTGCCTTATGCTTAATAGcagaaaatgcatacataaacattttaactGCCACACTGTCACATAACTGTACActaataaattaatatcatgtctacattaacattttgttgGGAGGACATATTATTGGTCAGTATCTTCTTTTTCTTGCTGGTTCTTAAAATATACAGCACGCACATTCatccacatactgtatatgcaagTACGTCAAAGCATAGATTTGTACACAATTAATTGCTGTCTCCTTCTCCACACTATCTACCCTGTTCTTTGATTTCCTCCATCTACCTCTTTCTGAACCtgttttccctccatctccacctgTCCTTACCTCACACTCTATTTCACTGTCCTTCTTTCCCTGGCTAACCCAGAACTATGAGGATGTGCAGGTGGTCGTGCTGCACAAAGACGTGGGCTGTGGACTGGGCTTCACCGTAGCCGGAGGAGTGGATCAGAACAAACCCGTCACTGTGAGTGTGGCTCTCCCTGGTGTCTGCTCCAAAGCAGTAATATTGTGTGTAGGctcctgaatgaaaaaaataactctgtAGAATGATCAGACTCTCTGTATCACATATAAATGTTCTATGTCATTGAAATCTGAGTGTTAATGGCTGTTTCTGGTGATACTCTACTTTTTGTAACATTAGTGACTTAGTGAATCCTGAAATAGTAAATGACATGGGGACATTTGCAACCTATGCCATGAGATGGATTAGAACAACAAAGCAGTTCAGGTTCTTTAATAACTGGAATTAGAGTAATGGAGGATGACCTGAAGGTATTAACCTCCTTTACCTTGTCTAGGTTCACAAGGTGTTCCCCTGTGGCTTGGCAGCCCATGAGGGCTCCATCAGGGAGGGCGACCAGGTCTTGTCCATTAACGGCACGGCGCTCAAGAACTCTGCCCACTGGGAGGCGCTTCGCACTCTGAGGAGGGCCCGGACCCGGAACATGGCCGTCGTGGTGCTGCAGAAAGGGGGCACTGCTAAGACGCTGAAAGGCGGGGCTGACCACACTCAGGGGGCATGTGACCCATTCAATGTGAAAAAAGGTGAGGTGGGGCATGGAATGGGCTTACACAGTTATTTTGGTAATCAAAACAatgggggcggcagtgtaacatagtggtaacgaccaggactcgtaactgaaacgttgctggttcgattccccactggggcactgctgttgtacccttggctATGGTACTTAACCCcgtattgcctcagtaaatacccagcagcataaatgggtaacgtaaaaaaaattgtaattgtaatgtaagttgctctagataagagtgccTGCAAAATTGCCAGTAATGTAAAGTGGAAATTGTGTTGTTCAGAGGGAAGAAGTGTGATGGCTTTCACTGCTAAGGATCatagatatttttttctcccagcagGCAGAACATTGCGAGTGGTACTGGAGAAAAGCAGCACAGATTTAGGCTTCAGCCTGGAGGGAGGATTGGGCTCCAGCCAGGGGGATGGGCCCCTCACCATTAAGAAGGTCTTCCAAGGTAAGGGAGGTTATGGATGGGTTACATAATAGGTACACAAGTAAGAACTGAAGAGTTGCAGTAATGATGGCTAATGTTCTCAGTTCCATGATCCACTCATTCTGTTTTAGGTGGTCCTGTGGATGATGTGTTCCCAGGGGACGAGCTCCTAGAGATCAAAGGCCACAGCCTGTTGGGGCTACGGCGGTTGGAAGCCTGGAATTTGATTAAGAAACTGCCCCCTGGGCCTGTGGAGGTGGTACTGCACCGTCCTTTCAAATGATAATGAGAAAGACAATGTGGCCCAGCAACTGGAAGTCTTAGCAGTTGAGGAGCTGAGACCTGGTTGCAGgataaaactgaaatcctaCCACTGTGTATAGATAATGGAAGGAAGCTTGAGATGGACACTGATAATAAGAGGAGCAGCGCTGCACCAAATTCTCTACTCGGCATGTCATCAAAGTGCGACCGAAGATGTCCATCAGTGAGAAATGGAAGAGGTGCAAATTGTACAGGCAGGGTTTCAACTCCGGTCCTGCAACACATTATTCAGGTTGTATTATGCATGGAACTCACCCtttcacatttgaaaaagaCCCAGAAAAAACACGAAAGTGAATCTCAGGACCCACTTGTTCACTTTATAAAACCTCCCTGATGTCAAAGGGTTATtcacttgtttgttttggataagGCACTGTAATCACCAAAAACCTTGCTTGatcaaacagaaatgtgagATGAAATTACAGGTGCACtgtatatcatttttaaaattgacgtacatatatttatgaaattaGAATTCCAATTAGGATTTGATTTGATGtgtactgtaatataatatgttACTATATAAGACCAATATCCGTCCCTTAATTGATCTATACATATTTTGActtgtgtttgaaataaatctgttaaaataaaatcattgttTCTTTCTAATTCAAGAATTTTTGACCTTGACACAACACTGAGatcttgacatttttattggtgcactttattatgaatattttaaaaacaagtgGTAATATTTGTAATGCAGCTCAATTGTCATAGGAAGCCAAAGGGAGTTGTCATTTCCAAGGTTCTGTACAATGAATACTAGACTGGGCCTAGGATGACTGCAGTGAAACCACTCCACAATGGCTTCTAGATCATATGGGAGTGAATAGTTTCTATACTGATTACATCTACCTTTGTAAAAAGCCTGCTCTAACTTTGTTTTCACAATTGTCTTTCATATCTTCTTCCTTTGTATTTGCTGAATTGTATCTTAAGCATCAGCTATTAGATGTAATCTGACCATACATCTGATCCACATCATTTCTAAACATTCCCCTTGCCTTCCTAAAaagtatttgtttgtgttcatgcatgGAAGAAACAATAACTACTCTGCCTGATTTTACACTGCATCCATTTCACAATCCTCAAGCATCTTTGCTGCCCTGTGcttatatatatttctgtttcctgGAAAGAAATGTCTTGATCTCTTTTAACTGGAATGCAATTTCAAGTGAGTCATTAATCTGTTTGAATATTCCATGTCTACACGTGATGAAACCTGTTGTAATATAGGCAAATGTCACTTATCAACGTTTAAGAATATTTTTCCCACCAGGGAACATTCACTAATACTGCATACTGGCTAAACAAATGTGGTTCTCCTGAGAACAACTTTGGCATTGATACTTGCTACTCTGTTGTTGCAGAGAGACAAGAAGTAGTTACGGTTTTATGTAGGAAATTCATCCTATTATTTTCTTCTGACAAGCCAGCCGCATTCATTTAGGCATGCTTGCAAGAAACATGTCGCTTTTGCAATGAAAACTGTGTATAGTTTCCCACATAGACCTTTGCAAATCTTGGCGTAACAGCTTTGTCAGCTCATAAACATAGACTGGAAACTGCCATTTTGTAGTTTGTGTAAACAAAGGAATTAAcctgagaaaatgtattttctgacCACTGGCAGAACCTgatattgttaatattgttaaatACTCTAAAGCggtcatgaaaaaaatgcaatgcctATGTGTTACCTGTGTTTTCAAAAGTTATTTACTGTTAACGTTTTACCACTTTTGTTTACACGAATCGTGAAGTTTTATAAACTATGGTGCAAATAATTACGTTTTTCCTTCATTACGAGTTTGCTTGGGTTTCAGGATTCCTCAGCAACTGCGTtgatatattaatatttgtattaatctcattctctcattctctctatCCCTTATCTACTCATCCAGaagcattgttttatttgacatttcGTTGGGATGATAACAGGTGCAGAATGACAGGTGAGTCCTATCTCTTTAAAAATACCAGCGCAGTTGTTGCTCAGTACCTTCTCCCCTACTTGGTGAACCTCGAAATACATAGGCCTTTTCACTAATCGCGGAGAGGCGAATTCCGTTATATCGGTACGCGTGGTTAGTCAGCCGACGGGAATACTACCAAAACCTACGCAGCATTGAGTCTTATGATGCAAGCACATGGGCGTAGCCATTCGAGTGGTTTCTGACAATTTTTTGCGGCGTCATAACAGCACCTCTACACCCCCCAGCGCCGGTAAATCGGGACAGCAGTCTACAACACGTGAAGccggttagctagctaaatgtgtCATTAGATTGTTGATGTGAGCCGTCAAAAGACAAGGGTGTAACTTGTCAAATGAGTTTGTTTGACTTTTTTCGTGGGATTTTGCGGGGTTTCGAAGATCGCTATCGTGGAGATCTACGAAGGTAAGACATTTAGGAGCAATAACTTTTTGGAATTTTCTAACTGGTATAATGTTAGCTAGTTTGCCTAGCTAGGTAGCTGgttttaaatacatattaaagTATTGTGCTTAATATTTCTTGTGGTGCGTAGCAGCAACCTGACTAGTTTGCTGACGTTAGCTAACGCTTGCTAGCTATAACATTATTGTGGCTCCAGAAGATGCTAATGCAGGTGTTTGTTTAGATAGCTGCCTAAAAAATTAGTGTAGCTCTCTTTATTGTTGAAGCTGACTTTAGATAAATTTGCTAACCTACCGACAATTTCATCAAAACAACCATTAAAACGAACTGGTAAACCCCCCGTCTGTAGGGGGTGCTCTTTTACTAATCACAGAATCAACGGCAAGACGTTGAATGTGAGGGACGCTTTTCTTTCACTTTGCGTGTGCTGTAGCATTGCTGTAGCACTTGGTAAGggactgtagctagctagctacagctcCTTACTTACTGTTCCCCCAGGGCTCCACTGTTTCTTGGGGGAGTTGAAGTCATAGCTTCAAGGGTACTCTCCCACTTAGGATTACATACTTAAGGAGGGAGTCTTATGCCATCAGCTttatttctgtgtctctctttatAACAGAAAATCCTATGACTGCGGTCATTGAAATGCATAATGTTAGTTGGCATGTCTGTTGTGGGAAGCGTAACACATCCGTTTGCCTTTCTCTTAATAGGGACCCCCTTTTTGACAGAATGACCCACGATGATGACGCTGATGACGATGATGGTCATACCTATGATAATGGTCGTGACAGAGTACAGCAGGACCCCTTTGATGAGGCATGGAGGTTTGGGTTCAGCTTTTCCCCGAGTGGGGTGGAGGTCCATGAGCCCCAGGTCTTCAGGCACATTCTGAGGGACATGGAGGAGCTTTTCTCTGGCCTGAGACACTGGCAGAGTCAGCTTGCCATTGGACACTTTAGTACCATTGTTTCTTTAGCTGTGTTCTGATCTCTGGATTTCAGTTTATCCTGTCATATTTTGTCTTTATCATTTCTTTCTCGCTTCTGGCTTTTCGTTGTCTGTCTGTTTAGTAATGAGGCAGTTGTAGTCCATCAGTGATTTCTGCAGTGTCCCTGTGCGAACACACATAGTGTACTTCAGTGAGAGagtttgattgttttgtgaaaattttCAGTCCCCCCATGCAAACTGTCACCAAACCTGGCTGACCTGGCACTGCATGAATACTTTTCATCAGTACCGTCAGTCATTACCAACTGGGCAGTCGCTGCCATTTAGTATTACAGCATGTCTTACACAACTATTGTAGCACATTAAGTCATACCAAATGGTAATTGGTAGCGACTACCCAGATGGTAATGACTGCCATGACTTCATCTGCAGTCTAAGAGGAGTCTGACGCTTTCCGAGAAATAATGTAGACTCCATTAGACTCCACTAAAAATGACCACAAAGTCAAACCCAACAAGCCAAAATTGTTCCAGCTCTGCTGTGGAAAAGGGGTGTAAATTcttatgttttttcctttcttcctaTTCTTTTATTGCCTTTGTGCTTGGTTCTTTTTATTTAGCCTCATAtgcctctcttttccctctctggtCTTGCTTGTAATGTAAACCCATTGCCATCTATACCTGACTATTATCTATCTTTTTCTCACCTTCATTATAATCAGTGTTTTTGGCAGCAGACACATAAAATGTTAGCCCTCAGCGTTTTCTCCCTTGTTGTCTTACAGATATTCCCAGTATAGATTTTCCCCTTCCCCAGGCTAGTCCTGAGCAAGGCGAGAGGGGAGCAAGTGGCAACTCTCTCAGGGACTTTATGCTGAAATCCCCCgacagctctctgcctcccccttcTTCCCCATCTGTCACTCCAGGGGCTCCAAGAGACGAAGGGATCCCATCCTCCAGGTCACCCACCTGCCCCTTCCATCACTGGAGTGCCTTCATTAAGGTACAGGAAGCCCCACCTAGCTTCATATTTTGTTGGTATTGATGTctgttgtaatttatttgtgcccgaaaatgaaaattgaaattgttTAGTTggatctttttgttttttttcttctttcaattTCTGTCTtctgctctttgttttcagtcccattttccatttcagcCTTCTGTCTCTCATTGTTTTCTGTCGGCCCTTccaaccccctctccccctccctctcctctgttcaGATTAGTGAGATGTGGAGGGAAGGGTTCTGGaagagtgaggaagagaagaCAAAGGGGGAAGATGGAGGTAGGGAGCCGTTTCTCCTCTTGTCTGTTGTGCAGTGATTACAACACGTGTCCTCTCTTTACGTGCTTGCGTTTGGCtgttctgtcttttctctgcaCACTTATTTCACCTCTTTGCCCTGCCCTTCCCCTTTCAGATGTGGGCTCGCGGTTCCCATTAGAGAGTCAAGACCAGACTCCGTCTCCAAGCAAATCTCAGCCGAAGACTAAATCCGTCTTTACATCGGTCACTGTCACTAGAGTTGTCAGACCAGATGGAGTGAGTAGCTCATGCCGGAGACTCCAACATTACCAATAatagtgatggtgatgatgatgagggaCGATCTGATTGTGATGTGGTTTTTCTAAAGGATTCATAGTACGAAGCAGGCCTGCCACTTCCACCCTCCAGGACAGTAGGTCAACTGGCTGGCATTTTACTGAATGCTTTAATTATTCAAGTTAGGCCATTATTTGCATAGGAAGTTGGCTTGCCTGCGATTCAAAATTGAGTCAGTTGCAAATTCAAAAAGAAATTCTAGAACCAGCAGTGCGACACTGTACCCCTGGAGAACTAGACTTGGCCTTTCCCTTCTGTACAGTATGCTGGCACATCTCAAGGGTGTTAGCTACATGTCAGAATGCGTGGTCATTATTGTGTTTAGTTCCTAGTTGGCTTCAGTGCTTTGCTTGTAAAGGGGCATATTTTGATTGTGCTGCTGGGTGTCAAATTTTAGCAGCATTTCAGCAAGTCACACTCTAAGATGGTGCCAAATTACTCTTACCCTCAGTTGCCCCTGCTGTAGCTACCATTATAGTAAGTCCTAGGCAGTGGTACCCCCAAAAAGAGTAGAGCAATAACCTTAGtacctgaatgtgtgtgtgctcctgttGTCCTCTgatgcatggctgtgtgtgtgtctcagacagTGGAGGAGAGACGCACTGTGAGAGACAGCCAGGGGAATGAGGAGACCACAGTTACACGCTCCGGTGGCCCTGGGGACAGCAGACAGCCCCGGGAGCAGCTGGGGCCTGGAGCACCAGGTCAGTGTTCCATCGCTTCAGTCCGTCCTGCTGGCCTGTTTCAAATCCTGAGCTGTGACCAGCACAACTGGAGCTGAGTGGCAGGCAGTCACAGTCCTGTTTGATTAACTTTTTCTTGTTCATACTGTCACACTGCGACCTGCCTGGTGTGTGttaggagagtgtgtgtgcgcatgtcgTCTGTGGTAGGAGTTAGGAGTGTGTTATAATGTTTGCACATTTCTGGGCGTGAAAGCACTGGGCACAAGGcgcgactgtgtgtgtgcctttcgAGCTATGATTGTACTTTCCATGTGAAGTGTGTTACCATGTATgtatcttgtgtttttttttttcccaggtgtGTCTCCACATTCCTCGGCTGAGCAGGATGACCTTTCCATGTTCTCAGGCATTTTCAGGGGGTTCCGACGTTGAAACGGGGCAAAGGGAGGGGAATGGCCGCCGTGTAGAACTGCTTGCAGTTCCTCTACATGATCAGTGTTTCCTCTCCATCCCAGTGTCAGTGAACCACACATACAGTGCTTGGAGCCCACATACAGAATCTGCTCTTTCTTCTGCTACTCATGACTGGTGGTGTTGTCTGGCTGCTCTGCTGCCCTCTCACGACTCCAAGTGAAGAGCTTCTACCTGCCAGTATTTCTTCATCCACTTCTACTACCAGTTAACTTTTCAACAGTAATGGTTGACTTCATCAGTTGAGCCCTGACTTAATTTTGGTCAGCGTCAGGTTTGTTGCATGCACAAGGAAGCAAAGTGTCACTGTTACAGCATTGTTTATGTACCAATACaacaaatgtaaacactgtTGCTTGTGGCAAATATCTGTAAACCGTAGCTTTCAGTGACATTGCTAGTGGTTCTGTAGCGGTGTTCCATGGTTTAAACACACTTGCTAGCTTTCggtaaaaaatataatacagcATCATCTGTCACTGCTGATGCCATTGCAGCAGCAaccactgctgcagctgctgctaaACTCACAAGCAGactgaatgtgtttctgtgaagaGAGGGAGACCCGAAATACTCTTGGCACCGTGGGTGGACCGTCAGGAAAAGCAACCAATGGGCTGccagtgcatttcagtttctgGCAATTAAATAAGGCAAAAATCCCTGGTGCGTTCAATACTCTGTCTGGTAGcctttcactgaaatgttttggtcTCAAGCAGCTGGTGTAAAACTAATTGGTAGCTGTGCTAAAGAAAtaattgaatatatattttatctttgtGAAGGGGTTTTGCTGCTTTAAGTGGGTGATTGAATAAATTGTAATGATTGATTGTTGATTAATTTTGACTGACATTAAAGGTAAATGAAAAGggaatggaaaatgttttgggtttttttttccacatgcttTCTCAATCAGGGTTGTTTTTTCACCTGTCTACATAGCTATCAATTTCACTGGCTGTACGGTTTCCTTCTTACCTGCATCAGGTTTttgatttatgcattttcacCCCTCTGGTTTTAGCACTGAAATTCCCACAGtatggtttttgtttgtgttttccactGCGCTCCTCTATCTTGTGCTCCTCTCCTCAGCAAAAAAGAGTGAgtagacagatggagagagaagcagctggagaaacagggggagggagagatataTTGTGGAAATAGCAACATATTGGTAGGAGAGGGGGATGGTTGAGGGAAATAAGAGAGGGAGATTTTGTTCAAATAGAGGCCAGAGTAGTGAGAAATATCTTGGTAGGAATACTGTAGAAAATGTGGGGCTATGTGTCGGGATTTGcaacagaatggaaatgaatgtcaTGAAATGAAACGGAGATCTGGCCGTGCGGATCGACCTATTAAACATATGTTCAAGTACTGGACAAGTGTGACAGATTTAGAGGATGTCAGTGGCCAAGAGTTTAAGAGGTTATGTTTGACAGAGCTGAACTCAATGCAGTGTTTCGgtttcatgtcatttcaaatccaGTGCTGTATTATTAAACTCAGCTGTGCTCAGCGTTTACCATAGCCTTCTACTTTACTCCATTGCCCAAGTGTAAGTGAGTTGAGTGATAAGTCAATGTTCAAGTTCAACATGACTCTTATCACATGGAAGTCATCAGATAAGATAAGGTTAATGGCTGATATGGCCATATGAAGTAACTAGTGAACTAATGTGttactaattactaattacttATCGTTGGAATTTAGCATGCCACGTAATTCTGTAAAATTGACGGAGTGTTTACATCAGTGTGCATCCTTCAAAAACACTGATTTCAATAACATTTGTGGGCTGTCTTGGTCTGGGTTTCACACAATAATCACATTGTGGTCTGGAGATGTGCAGAACAGTTGTGTTGATTTCTTTGGAGTCTGCTGTCAAgctatgtgtctgtatatgtgaaTGAGTGACCAGAATATGCCAGGTGGAAGACTTCCCTTGAGCCAAGAACCTTGGctttcctcagtaaatacccagctatataTAGGGGGAAATGTGTGATTAAGGTAGGTGAAGCTGTGTGAGTCACCCTGAATAGAGATGTCTGTCAACCAAATTATTGTAAGTCATAATGTTCCTCTGACAGTTCTTGATAGTGACCTGCCACAATGCCAAGTAGATTTATGCCTGCATCTAAGACAACAGGGTCACTGTACTTGTAACATTTAACATGAGGTCATGTTGGCTGCTGTAAAACATGCGTTTTTATCTCACAGTTATCTCCCAGTGGTCTATCTACCAGTTACCAGTGGAAGACAACATTGGGATGCCCTTTATCAGGGCTGTATCCACACCCCTGTGTATTAGTCTTTTCACGTTTATTAGTGACCAAAGTCTGATTGAGCTGATTAGACTATAAATGAATGGTTAATTGACGACCATCTCATGGCACACACAGTTGCTGCTCTTTGTTCTGGACAGTGTAGGTGTGTGGAACAAGGTAGATGGACAGAAGGAGAGCACTGAAGAGAAAAACTCAGGACAGACAGACTAACTGGCCAAAGGCACTGACTGACATTGACTGACTAGAAGGGTCAATGACAAACAAATCACGTGACTTACAATTCATTTGAGAAGGAGACAAACCCTAAAAGAGATACTATGCTGTAAGCAGTAAAAACTGGGACAAACACTCAACTCTTTCATAGAGAGTAAGAGAACAGACGTACAAGGACCACTGTAAGGATCTAAAAATACATGTCGCTGTTAAAACAGCTGATCGTGATACACTAGCAGGCAAGGTGACGCAACGAACTAGCAGGTAGCAGGAGAGCACGTGTGGACATACATGCGGCACTCGAACAGGATggacaaactgaaacagaagcTGAGTGTGAGGAATAATCTGACCAGGGAGTGTATGGGGGAGTTTCTGGGCACATTTGTTCTGCTGGTGAGTCCTGCATTATTGTGTTCTACAGTGTGGCCATTAGTTTGAGAATGTATTGGTTTATGTAATGTCACGTCcagaattattggcacccttgataaatatgcacaaaaattACTGTAAACTAAAAAGTAATGACGTTATTGAcaaactttgttttccaaaatgtgtaaaatagttTGCTTTATTCATTGGAATCTACCAAAgtcttacatttttcaaatagcAAATTTATTTCCCCAAAAAACAGGCTTCACAATTATTGGCACACCtggtttaaataaatttttatcgccaatttaacaatttaataatTTGACTTCATTCAATAATTGTCAGGGGTGCCGATAATTTTGGCAC harbors:
- the LOC118784440 gene encoding HCLS1-associated protein X-1-like — encoded protein: MMTLMTMMVIPMIMVVTEYSRTPLMRHGDIPSIDFPLPQASPEQGERGASGNSLRDFMLKSPDSSLPPPSSPSVTPGAPRDEGIPSSRSPTCPFHHWSAFIKISEMWREGFWKSEEEKTKGEDGDVGSRFPLESQDQTPSPSKSQPKTKSVFTSVTVTRVVRPDGTVEERRTVRDSQGNEETTVTRSGGPGDSRQPREQLGPGAPAKKSE